TCCGCAATTCGGATGAACCGAAGGCAGCCCTGATCGACGCGTTCAAGCTGTCCGAGCGCCAGGCCGACGATATCCTGGAAATCCGCTTGCGCCAGCTGGCGCGCCTGGAAACGATCAAGATCCAGCAGGAACTGGCTGAACTGCGCAAGGAAGAAAAGTCGCTGCAGGACCTGCTCGACAATCCGGGTTCGATGAAGCGCGCCATCATCCGCGAAATCGAAGCGGACGCCAAGCAGTTCGGCGACGCGCGCCGCACCCTGATCGAGGAAGCGCAAAAAGCCGTGGCCGAACAGAAGGTGGTCGATGAACCGGTCACCGTCATCATTTCGGAAAAAGGCTGGGTGCGCGCGCGTACCGGCATCGGCCACGATGCGGCGCAGTTCACCTTCAAGGCGGGCGACAGCCTGCATGGCGCGTTCGAGTGCCGCACGGTCGACACCCTGCTGGGCTTTGGCAACAACGGCAAGATTTACTCGGTTCCCGTCTCCGCGCTGCCCAACGCGCGCGGCGACGGCGTGCCGATCACGACCTTGTGCGACCTGAGCGGCGGCACGCCAGGCAACGCCGTGCGCATCCTGCACTACTTTGCGGGCAATGGCGCGACCAATTTGCTGCTGGCGTCGAGCGCCGGCTACGGCTTCATCGCCAAGGCGGGCGACATGAGCAGCCGCCTGAAAGGCGGCAAGGCCTTCATCACACTGGACGACGGCGACGTGCCGCTCGAACCGAAAGTCATCCCCGAGGCGGCCAGTGCCCTGGCCTGCCTGACGGAAGGCGCGCGCCTGCTGGTGTTCGGCCTCGATGAAATGAAAACCCTGTCCAAGGGCGGCACCGGCGTCAAGCTGATCGACCTCGATGCGAAAGACAAGCTGCTGGCCGTGCAGCCGATCACGCAGCGCGGCGTGGTGGTCTCGGGCATCGGCCGGGCCTCGAAACCGCAGGATGCGTCGCTGGGCGCCACGGCCCTGGCCGAGCATTTCGGCAAGCGCGCGAAGAAGGGCAAGGCGCTGGCGGCCAAGCTGAAACCGGTGTCGATGGCGGCCATCGGCTAAGCACCATCGATTCATACGAAAAGACAGGTTCGCCTGTCTTTTTTTTCGCCCATCGAATCTAGCGGCGGCAGAGAAAAATAATTTTACAAATACGTCCCCCGTTCCCGTTACTCCTGCAGGCACGCCACCGGCATGCCGCCAACTGACAGGAGAGCAAGGATGACAAACACCGTTTCAGGCAGGGCGCCATGCAGCGATTGACCCCGGCGGAGCGGCTGGTGGCGGCCATGGCGGCCGAAGGCTTGGCGTATAAAAGCATCGCCAGGGAACTGGGCAAGTCGCCGGCCACCGTGCGCAACCAGTTGCATGCGATTTACCAGAAACTGGGCGTGGGCAACCGCACGGCGCTCGCCTACAAGCTGCGCGACCAGCCTTAGCGCCGCGCCAGGCGCAGCACGTCGGGTGTCGCTTCGACGATGTCGATCACGTCCTGCGCGCCTGCGCCATCACCGAGCGCATAGCGGCCCATGCCCAAGGGTACGAGCCGGGTCACGGGGCCGGCGCGGGGACGGTCGTCGGGGCCGGGCGCCATCGACGTCAAGGTTGCCGCCCCTTGCGCCATGACGCCGGCCGGCGCGCCGAATTCCAGCACCTTGCGCCCCTTGCGGCTGGGAGGAAAGGCAAACGTAGCCGTGGGCCGGTACACCTCGATACCGTCCGCATCTTCCTCGAACGAGTGCGTCCAGCTGCCGCTGGGCAGTGCCGTTGTCATGCCGTGCATGGCGATCCCTCCCTCAGAAACACGATACCACGCCGCCCAGGCTTTCATAAGCGCTCACGGACGGCGACCAGGCCGTGCCGTTCCACGCCTTGTGGAACAGGGCGCCGTTCGTGCCCGTGACAAAGACATCGAGGCGGTTGGTTGCCCAGGCCGTGGCGCGCGGCCGCGAGGTGCACACGCCGCCCAGGTTTTCAAAGCCCGCCAGGGAAGGCGACCAGGCGGATCCATTCCAGGCCTTGTGATACAGGGCGCTGTCCGTGCCGATGACGAACAGGTCGAGCCGGTTCGGTCCCCACGACACGGCTTCCACCTCGCCCACGCAGATGCCGCCCAGGCGTTCGAAACCATCGTTGGAAGGCCCCCATTTCGCGCCATCCCACCACTTGTGGTACAGGGCGCCATCGGTACCCGTGACGAAAACGTCGAGGCGGTTCGGCCCCCATGCCACGGCATTCGGCGACGAGGTGCAGATGCCGCCCAGCCGTTCATATCCCGTCTGCGACGGTCCCCAGGCCGTGCCGTTCCACCACTTGTGGTACAGGGCCCGGTCCGTGCCGACGACGAACACGTCGAGGCGGTTCGGTCCCCACGCCACCGCTTCCGGCTGGCCCAGGCACAGACCGCCCATGGCTTCATAGCCCGTCAAGGATGGCCCCCAGGCGGACCCGTTCCACCACTTGTGATACAGGCCGCGGTCCGTGCCGACGACAAACACATCGAGACGGTTCGGTCCCCAGGCCACGGCGCGCGGGTCGCCCACGCACAAGCCGCCCATCGCTTCATAGCCCGTCAGCGACGGTCCCCACGCCGTGCCGTTCCACCATTTGTGGAACAAGCCGCTGTCGGTGCCCGTGACGAATACGTCGAGCCGGTTCGGCGCCCACGAGACCACTTGCGGCGCGCTGGTACAGATGCCGCCCTGCCCCTCGTAGCCGGTGACGGACGGCGCCCAGGCCGTGCCATTCCAGGCCTTGTGATACAGCGCGCGGTCCGTGCCAACGACGAAGACATCGAGGCGGTTCGCGCCCCAGGCCACGACGGGAGAGGAGCTCTGGCGCGGCGTGGCGCCCGTGCCGCCCGTCCCGCTGCCGATGCTGGCGCGCGGACCATCGAGGCAAGCCTGCATGCGCGCCACCTGGCCCGCCGTAAACATGAACATGGCGGGATCGTCGACGTAATCCATGTAGTTCATGAACATGTCGCCATTCGGTCCGTTATTGCACGACACCTGGGGAAACGAGGGCTGGCCCGTGTTCGGCCCGCCCTGGTTCGGCGTATCGGCGACATTGTCCGTGCCCGAGCAACCGGTGCCGTCGTCGCCCCAGATATGGTTCAGATTCAGCCAGTGGCCAATTTCATGCGTGGCCGTGCGTCCCAGGTGGAACGGTGGCGCCGCCGTGCCCGTCGTGCCGAAGGCCGATTGCAGGATCACCACGCCGTCGGTGGCGGCCGGGCCGCCGGGGAACTGCGCGTAGCCGAGCAAGCCGCCACCGAGCTGGCACACCCAGATATTGAGGTAGGTATCGGCCGGCCAGGCATCCATGCCGCCCGTCGCCTGCGACTTGACGGCATCGTCCGCGCCAAACGAGGCCACCGCCGTCTGGCGCCGCTCGATGCCGCTGGTGGCCGCACCGTTCGGATCGGTGGTGGCCAGCGCGAACTCCACGCGCGCATCGGACGTCAGCGGCAGGAATGGTGCCGGCGTGCTGTTCACATCCGGGTTGACGCGCCGGAAATCGCGGTTCAGCACGTCGATCTGACTGGCGATCTGCGCATCCGAAATATTCTGCGCGGCCGTATTCCACACCACGTGCACCACCACCGGTATCTGCGTCACGCCGGCACGGCCCGCAATGCTGGCGTCGCCCTCGTAGAGTCCGGCCAGGTTTTCGATATCGGCGCGCACGTTCGCATACGACGGGTCTTCGGTCAGCAGGCGGCGATGGACGTCCATCGTGGCGCAGGTGCGCACTTGCGGCGTGCCGCCGCCCTGCCCCCCATCACCGCCATTGCCACCGCTATCGCCACCATCGCCGCCCATGCCGCCACCGCCAACCTGCATGCAACTGGCGCCCGCCATGCCCTGCGGCGCCTGCTGCATGCCGCCGCCCGGCATGTCGCCAGCATCCGCAGCGGCAGCACCCTGGGTGAGCGCCGCCTGGCCCGCATATGACACGCCCAGACGCTGCCCCGGCATGGCGTCGCCGCCCGCCGCATCAGCGCCGGCCTGCATATCGCCTTCGACCGGCATCGCCTGCATGGCGGACATGGCTGGTGCGCCTTGCGCCGAACCGGTGGCCGGCGTTTTTTTCGTTTTAGCGGTGCTCATGATGTCTCCCTTCGTCTGTTTGCCAGTTCACTATGGCACGGCGAAAAGAGGAGCATTTGCGCCAGATCAAGACTGGCAAGCGGTGCCAGGGAAAAGTGGCGGACGAAAAAAAAGACAGCCGAAGCTGTCTTTGGGGCTTGCAGGCCGAGGCCCGCAAACGGGGAATTACTTGGCGGCGGCGGCCTTGACTTCAGCGTCGGCCTTGGCCTTGGCTTCTTCCGTCTTGGTGGCGGCGATGGCTTTATCGGCGTTCGCTTCCACTTTTTCCTTGGCGACCTTGGCGTTGGCTTTCACGGCCGTCTTGGTGGCTTTCGCATCGGCCTTGGCATCGGTTTTATCGGCCTTGGCTTCCGCTTTCAGCTTGTCTTCCGCATCGGCGTTGACGACTTTGTCATGGGCCTTGGCCTTGGTTTTGTTGGCCTTGTGATGGGCGTCGGCTTTCTTTTCGTCGGCCTTCATTTCAGCCTTGGCGACGTTGGCGTCAGCCTTGGCATCGACTTTGGCTTCCGAAGCGGCAGCCTTGTTGACGTCTTTTTGCGCGGAAGCCTGGGCTTTCACGACAGCTTCGGTAGCCGGCGCGGTTTGAGCGAAGGCGGCGGTAGCAAACAGGGTGGCGATCAGGGCGGCGAGTAATTTGTTCATGATGAGACCTTTCAATATGGTTTAATTTTATTCTTACTAAAGGCGGGCAAAATGTTCCAAATTTGCCAGGCATCGGGCTGTGGTTGTCAGCAGCTCGATGGCATGACTTCATAGTAAAGATAAGGGGCAAACCACACAGTGCGTTAGCGCACTCAACGGGAAATATGTGCAATTCGGCAAATTTCCCATCGAGTGCGATTGTATGCGTCAGATCCTCATGCGCTCACGGCCAGCGCCGCATGGCGGGCAGCCACCCACTCCTCGTTGGCCGGCTCCACGCCCACCACGATGCGGCTGGCATCGGTGGAAATACGGCTGGCGTTGCGCGCATTGGCCTGCGCATCGAGCACGGGGCCGATGAAACCCAGTTCGGCGCAGATGCGCTGGCGCAGTTCGGCGCTGTGCTCGCCGATACCGGCCGTAAACACCAGCATATCCAGCCCACCCAGCACGGCCGTCAGGGCGCCGATCTCACGCACGATGCGGCGGATATACAGGGCCAGCGCGGCGCGTATGCGCTCGCCCGTGGCATCCTGCCGGTCCTGCTGCGCCAGCAGCACCGGCGGATCGGCCGACACGCCCGACACGCCCAGCAAGCCCGATTCGTGGTACAGCACATGCGCCACTTTTTCCAGCGACAGTTTTTCGATTTCCATCAGGTAGATCACGGCGCCCGGATCGAGCGAACCGCAGCGCGTGCCCATCATCAGGCCATCGAGCGCGGAAAAGCCCATGGTGGTGGCCACGCTGTGCAGGTTCTCCATGGCGCACAGGCTGGCGCCGCTGCCCAGGTGAGCGACGATGACCTTGCCGCGCGCGACGGCGCCAAAACGCTGCTCCAGCACCAGCGACTGGTATTCGTACGACAGGCCGTGGAAGCCGTAGCGGCGCAAGCCCCGTTCCCATGCATCGTACGGCAGGGCCAGCATCTGCTCGACCTGCGGCACCGTGTGGTGGAAGGCCGTGTCGAAGCACGCCACCTGGGCGATGTCGGGCCGCGATTCGAGCAGCACCTCGATCGCCTCCAGCGCGAATGGCTGGTGCAGGGGCGCCAGCGGCACATAACTTTTCAGGTCTGCCAGCACTTTGAAATCGATGCGCACGGGGGCGAAATACTTGCTGCCGCCATGCACCACGCGATGCGCCACGGCGCGCAGCGGGCGCCCGGCCAGCTGCGCCACGACTTGCGCGCGGATGTATTCGAGGGCCGCGTGATGGGGCTGCTCCGCATCGAGCTGCAAGGCGATTGCCGGCAGCCCGCCGGCGCGGTAGGTGGCGTTTTCACGGCCGATGCCTTCGACCTTGCCGCTCCATTGCGCCTGCTGCGGCAGCACGCCGCCCGCTTGCTCGAACAGGGCGAACTTGATGCTCGACGAGCCGCAATTGAGCACCAGGATCAGGGCGCCGTCGGCATGTTGGACTGACGCGTTCATGGTGGCGTGCTCCGGTAATGGTTGGCCAGCATCACGGCGATGGCGCACGAGGCGATGCGGCTGGCGCGCGAATCGGCGCGGCTGGTGAGGATGACGGGGATTTTCGCGCCCAGCACGATGCCGGCGCTGTCCGCGTCGCCCATGTATTCGAGCTGCTTGGCCAGCATGTTGCCGCTTTCCAGGTCGGGCACGAGCAAAATGTCGGCGCGGCCCGCCACCTCGGAGACGATGCCCTTGACGGTGGCGGCGGCGATCGACACGGCGTTGTCGAAGGCCAGCGGGCCGTCGAGGATCGCGCCCGTGATTTGCCCACGGTCGGCCATCTTGCACAGGGCGGCCGCGTCCAGCGTGGCCGGCATGTCCGCGTTCACCGTTTCCACGGCGGCCAGGATGGCCACGCGCGGGCAGGCCACGCCGATCACGTGCGCCAGGTCAATGGCGTTGCGCACGATGTCGGCCTTCATGGCCAGGTTCGGCGCGATATTGATGGCCGCATCCGTGATGATGAAAGGACGCGGATAGGCGGGCGTCTGCATCAGGAAGCAGTGGCTGATGCGGCGCTTGGTGCGCAGGCCGGCGCTGGCGGCCAGCACGGCCGACATCAGTTCGTCCGTGTGCAGGCTGCCCTTCATCAGCGCCTCGACTTCGCCCTTGCCCGCCAGTTCGGCGCCGCGCGCGGCCGCCGCATGGCTATGCTCGACATCCTCGATGGCGATGCCTTCCAGGCTCAGGCCAGCCTCCAACGCCACCGCTTCCAGGCGCGCGCGCGGCGCCACCAGCACGGGCGTGATCAGGCCGGCCGCATAGGCGTCCAGCGCGCCCGCCAGGCTCAGTTCATCGCACGGGTGGATCACGGCCACCCGGATCGGTCCCAAGGTGCGCGCCTGCTCCAGCAGGCGCCGCGTGCCGTCGCCGTTATGCAGGCGTACTTCGGGCAAGGTGGCGCGCTTGCGTTCGATCTGTTCGGCGGGCGCGATCACCTGCGCTTCGCCGTCGAGCACCACGGCGCCATGCTGGTTGACGCAGCGGCAGGCCAGGGTCACGTGGCGGTTGCGCGGCTCGCGCGCGGTGACGGTGACGCTGATGACCAGCGTATCGCCCACGCGCACGGGCTGCAGGAAACGCAGGGTCTGGCCCGTGTAGACGGTGCCGGCGCCGGGCAGGCGCGTGCCCAGCACGGCGGAAATGAGGGCCGCGCCCCACATGCCGTGGGCAATCACGCCCTCGTAACGGGTGGCGGCGGCAAATTCCGTATCGAGGTGCTGCGGGTTGTCATCGCCCGACATCACTGCGAACAGGGCGATGTCGTCCATGCTCAGGGTGCGCGTGATGCTGGCAGTGTCGCCGATGGCGATCTGGTCGAAGGTGCGGTTGCGCACGATATGCAAATCATCGTTTTGGGTGGTAGTCATCATGGTCTTCTAGGCAGATGTTGTGTTTTTGGCGGGTTTGGCCTGGATAGCAGGCTGGGACGCAGTTTGAGATGCATGCGCGGCCGGCGGCAGCGCCTTCGTTTGATCCTTGATCGCACGCTCGAATACCTCCAGCATCTGCTGCAGGCTCGCTTCCTCGTCCGGCGTCGGCGCTTCGGGCACTTGCAGCACTTGCTGCAGCCATTCGCCCAGCGCGCCGATGGCATCCGGTTCGGCACGCGACAGCAATTCCGGCAGGGCGGCGATGGCGGCATCGAAATCATGCAGCATCAAACGCGCCTGCTGGCGCACGATGCCGCGGAATTCCTCCATGTTGACATCCTGCCGGTATTGCGGCTTGATCAGTTTGAGCGCCAGGTTGACCCTGCGCTCGTCGGCGATCATGCGGAAGCGGTAGATGTAGAACAGCGCGCGCACGGCCGCTTCCACCAGGCCCCCATGCTGCATGTCCTCGTCCATCTTGCGCGTTTCGCAGCGCACGTATTCGCCATGCTCGGGCGAGATACCGGGATGCGGGCGCGGCGGCGAGGTGTCGCCGATGGCTTGCCCCGTCAGCGCCTGCACCAGGGGTGAACCGTACACCAGGTCGAAGGTCGTTTCCTGCACCGTATCGCGCCAGTCGCGCCAACCGTTCAAGCCGGCCGTGATGGCGTCGGAGAAGGCTTCCTGCATGGCCAGCAGCGGGTTGTCCGGTGCCACAGGCTGGCGCTGGGCGCGCACTTTTTCCGCCTCCTTGGCCACCAGCTTGGCCAGCGGATTGTGGTCCGTCCAGCGCTCGTACGAGACGCGCAGCGGATGCGTGAGCTGCAGGAAGCGCGCCGACTGCGGCGTGACCATGGCGCGCACCCACGGCTGCGCAAACGTGCGGTACAAAGCCAGGTTCACTTCGGACACGCGCGCGGCGGCGGCGAACTTGCGGTCGTTTTCCACGCTCGGCTGCACGATGGCGCGCACGTCGTCGATGCCGCGGTGCTCGACCTGCAGCACGTAGTCGCCGCTGGCCAGGTCCGCGTTCGGCGTATCGGGCGTCTTGTCGACGATCCGCGCTTCGTAAATGCCGGCCGGCAGCAGGTTGATCAGGTCGATATTGCTGGCGAATTTCTGGTGTTCCTTGTGTCCCACCTTGGACGAGACGAAAATGCCCAGGTGGCCGATGCTGTCATGGACGGCGTAGACGATGGTCTGGTCGTGCAGCAGCACATCGTTGTCGTCGCGGTACAGGTCCGTGATCCAGCCCAGCGCCTGCGGCGGCGGCGTGATGTTGTCGCCGTTCGAGCAGAATACGACGATGGGCGAGCGGATATTGCGCAAGTCCAGGCGCACGCCATCGGAGGTGATCAGCTCGGCCGTGGCCAGGCGGTTGCCGATGAACAGATTGTCGACGATGTACTGCATTTCGACGTCGTTGAGGAACACGTGACCGCCCCAGTACTTTTCAAATTCAAGATAGCGCGGCGCTTCCGTATCGATGTTCGCGTACAGGTTGTACTGCTTGCCCCACAGGGTGTTGGCCGGGTTCAGCTTCTCGAAATTCTGCACCAGGCTGGCGCCGTCGAAACGGCCCTTGCCCAGGTCGCCCGCCAGGGCCGTGGCCCAGCTGCCGCCCATCAGGCCACCCGCGTAGCGCATCGGATTGCGGCCGTGCCAGCCGGCCCAGTACGACACGGGCGCGCCGGCCACGATGATGGGGCCGAACAAGTCCGGGCGCATGGCCGCCGTCATGAGGATCTGCCAGCCCGCCTGGCAATTGCCGATGACGACGGGTTTACCTTCGCTGAGCGGATGCAGGGCGATGACTTTTTCCAGGAAGGCCGCCTCGGCGTGCATCACGTCTTCCACCGTCTGTCCCGGCACGGGATCGGGCAGGAAGCCGATGAAGTAGCACGGGTGGCCGGCGCGCAGGGCCACGCCGATTTCGCTCTCGGCTTTGAAGCCGCCGATGCCGGGACCGTGTCCCGCGCGCGGATCGACGACGACGAAGGGCCGCTTCGATGGATCAGGTTCGGGCGCATCGGGCGTCAATATGCACGCCAGGCCGTAGTTGACGGGACGCGCCAGCTCCAGGCCGGACATCACCAGTTCGGCGGGGAAGTCCAGCACGTTCGGCACTTCCTCGGCCAGATGCTCCTGGTACTGGTTGCCGCGCCGGCGCATCACGTCCGCGTACAGCACGATGCGCTGCCACGAGTCGCGCGCATAGTCGCCCAGCACGCCCAGCGGCGGCAAGCCGCCGGTGGAGAAAAATGGAGCAGTTTCGATCTTCATGGCTATCCTTTTCATGCAAACAAACGCCGGAACATTCCGGCGCGGGGGGCTACGCCATCTGGCTGATGGTCTTGCGAAAGCGCGCCAGCGCGAAGCTAAACAGGGCCGTGCCGATGGCCAGCAGGGCCAGGAACGGTTTCCACACCACGTCGATGCCGGCGCCCCGGTACAGGATCGCCTGGCTCAATTCGACGAAATGCGTGGTCGGAGCGATCAGCATGATGTTCTGCACCAGTTCGGGCATGCTTTCGCGCGGCGTGCTGCCGCCCGAGAGCATCTGCAGCGGCAGCAGCACGAGGATCAGCAGCATGCCGAACTGCGGCATGCTGCGCGCCACGGTGGCCAGGAAAATGCCCATCGAGGTAGTGGCAAATAAGTGCAGGGCCGCGCCGCACAGGAACAGCGCGATCGAGCCTTCGATGGGCACGTGCAGCATGCCGCGCACCACCAGGTTCAGCGACAGGGCGGCGGCCAGCAGCACCACCAGGCCCATCGACCATACCTTGCCCAGCATGATTTCGGCCGGCGTCACGGGCATCACCAGCAAGTGCTCGATGGTGCCGTGTTCGCGCTCGCGTATCAGCGCTGCCCC
Above is a genomic segment from Janthinobacterium sp. 64 containing:
- a CDS encoding acetate/propionate family kinase; amino-acid sequence: MNASVQHADGALILVLNCGSSSIKFALFEQAGGVLPQQAQWSGKVEGIGRENATYRAGGLPAIALQLDAEQPHHAALEYIRAQVVAQLAGRPLRAVAHRVVHGGSKYFAPVRIDFKVLADLKSYVPLAPLHQPFALEAIEVLLESRPDIAQVACFDTAFHHTVPQVEQMLALPYDAWERGLRRYGFHGLSYEYQSLVLEQRFGAVARGKVIVAHLGSGASLCAMENLHSVATTMGFSALDGLMMGTRCGSLDPGAVIYLMEIEKLSLEKVAHVLYHESGLLGVSGVSADPPVLLAQQDRQDATGERIRAALALYIRRIVREIGALTAVLGGLDMLVFTAGIGEHSAELRQRICAELGFIGPVLDAQANARNASRISTDASRIVVGVEPANEEWVAARHAALAVSA
- a CDS encoding M43 family zinc metalloprotease; its protein translation is MSTAKTKKTPATGSAQGAPAMSAMQAMPVEGDMQAGADAAGGDAMPGQRLGVSYAGQAALTQGAAAADAGDMPGGGMQQAPQGMAGASCMQVGGGGMGGDGGDSGGNGGDGGQGGGTPQVRTCATMDVHRRLLTEDPSYANVRADIENLAGLYEGDASIAGRAGVTQIPVVVHVVWNTAAQNISDAQIASQIDVLNRDFRRVNPDVNSTPAPFLPLTSDARVEFALATTDPNGAATSGIERRQTAVASFGADDAVKSQATGGMDAWPADTYLNIWVCQLGGGLLGYAQFPGGPAATDGVVILQSAFGTTGTAAPPFHLGRTATHEIGHWLNLNHIWGDDGTGCSGTDNVADTPNQGGPNTGQPSFPQVSCNNGPNGDMFMNYMDYVDDPAMFMFTAGQVARMQACLDGPRASIGSGTGGTGATPRQSSSPVVAWGANRLDVFVVGTDRALYHKAWNGTAWAPSVTGYEGQGGICTSAPQVVSWAPNRLDVFVTGTDSGLFHKWWNGTAWGPSLTGYEAMGGLCVGDPRAVAWGPNRLDVFVVGTDRGLYHKWWNGSAWGPSLTGYEAMGGLCLGQPEAVAWGPNRLDVFVVGTDRALYHKWWNGTAWGPSQTGYERLGGICTSSPNAVAWGPNRLDVFVTGTDGALYHKWWDGAKWGPSNDGFERLGGICVGEVEAVSWGPNRLDLFVIGTDSALYHKAWNGSAWSPSLAGFENLGGVCTSRPRATAWATNRLDVFVTGTNGALFHKAWNGTAWSPSVSAYESLGGVVSCF
- a CDS encoding DUF3141 domain-containing protein; translation: MKIETAPFFSTGGLPPLGVLGDYARDSWQRIVLYADVMRRRGNQYQEHLAEEVPNVLDFPAELVMSGLELARPVNYGLACILTPDAPEPDPSKRPFVVVDPRAGHGPGIGGFKAESEIGVALRAGHPCYFIGFLPDPVPGQTVEDVMHAEAAFLEKVIALHPLSEGKPVVIGNCQAGWQILMTAAMRPDLFGPIIVAGAPVSYWAGWHGRNPMRYAGGLMGGSWATALAGDLGKGRFDGASLVQNFEKLNPANTLWGKQYNLYANIDTEAPRYLEFEKYWGGHVFLNDVEMQYIVDNLFIGNRLATAELITSDGVRLDLRNIRSPIVVFCSNGDNITPPPQALGWITDLYRDDNDVLLHDQTIVYAVHDSIGHLGIFVSSKVGHKEHQKFASNIDLINLLPAGIYEARIVDKTPDTPNADLASGDYVLQVEHRGIDDVRAIVQPSVENDRKFAAAARVSEVNLALYRTFAQPWVRAMVTPQSARFLQLTHPLRVSYERWTDHNPLAKLVAKEAEKVRAQRQPVAPDNPLLAMQEAFSDAITAGLNGWRDWRDTVQETTFDLVYGSPLVQALTGQAIGDTSPPRPHPGISPEHGEYVRCETRKMDEDMQHGGLVEAAVRALFYIYRFRMIADERRVNLALKLIKPQYRQDVNMEEFRGIVRQQARLMLHDFDAAIAALPELLSRAEPDAIGALGEWLQQVLQVPEAPTPDEEASLQQMLEVFERAIKDQTKALPPAAHASQTASQPAIQAKPAKNTTSA
- a CDS encoding bifunctional enoyl-CoA hydratase/phosphate acetyltransferase, with amino-acid sequence MTTTQNDDLHIVRNRTFDQIAIGDTASITRTLSMDDIALFAVMSGDDNPQHLDTEFAAATRYEGVIAHGMWGAALISAVLGTRLPGAGTVYTGQTLRFLQPVRVGDTLVISVTVTAREPRNRHVTLACRCVNQHGAVVLDGEAQVIAPAEQIERKRATLPEVRLHNGDGTRRLLEQARTLGPIRVAVIHPCDELSLAGALDAYAAGLITPVLVAPRARLEAVALEAGLSLEGIAIEDVEHSHAAAARGAELAGKGEVEALMKGSLHTDELMSAVLAASAGLRTKRRISHCFLMQTPAYPRPFIITDAAINIAPNLAMKADIVRNAIDLAHVIGVACPRVAILAAVETVNADMPATLDAAALCKMADRGQITGAILDGPLAFDNAVSIAAATVKGIVSEVAGRADILLVPDLESGNMLAKQLEYMGDADSAGIVLGAKIPVILTSRADSRASRIASCAIAVMLANHYRSTPP
- a CDS encoding helix-turn-helix domain-containing protein, with the protein product MQRLTPAERLVAAMAAEGLAYKSIARELGKSPATVRNQLHAIYQKLGVGNRTALAYKLRDQP